Proteins encoded within one genomic window of Bemisia tabaci chromosome 2, PGI_BMITA_v3:
- the LOC140223989 gene encoding uncharacterized protein, protein MEFNSTVDKAIERLNVEPENLIIDEEEVYQQEILCREEATTPETLTFKQWGESILKSAKDAVEKESGNDDNNMYLPELPQCIIRLLETFPLWSNVLKPIFKYGTERASSAAVESLFGDIKTRLLKHVRNLPISADVFLMYHSPYIDADLKTISNKPESRLLDENAAEELDTDEEEDRVLDEVLHGNGSHDSCNLEGETEEMSTFDNETRNHEGGRNDRTEEVEANTSCPACSSGNFPSGGHKCIKCGKFVHIIFPDTCGAPLEGSEEGYGQPALCIGCKRRSEDAVHDETTGGNDAHEICNLEGETEERSTFDKEARNYEGERNDRTGQVEANTSCPACANGNFPTGGHECIKCGKFVHIIFPDTCGAPLEGSEEGYGQPALCVGCKRLNEHAKEPEFVQFAPGGNFSSVTERGSEDNWRGQDLPLKKRKRESYLTPNKEILNYNLVSKGKPTPIGILKNGNKATDLKPVAVGREKYQSSRTCAFDSVAQTLACAYCDSDLFRKFVITRPIDNLLWRIVKSMEASGVTRWTYYWRASLLSKVCKTQRLKSGITKIDAIVVAGGLCRRLFQDEPSIVESIECSMKLEETRKITIPVITVELDPGEKLDLSAALSDKLRTRSSPCNNPMGGTATHQVECKLSSNLIIFELQHKTNVAIAEGNSDYIETPEYQLKEIPDTLRWQDNVYHLRGAVCFSGASFTPIGHYKSYCRRIDGYWEIYDDLETQKFSCQPEAKVQCELIFYTI, encoded by the coding sequence ATGGAGTTTAACAGCACAGTAGACAAGGCCATAGAAAGACTGAATGTAGAACCAGAAAATTTGATTATAGATGAAGAAGAAGTTTATCAACAAGAAATTCTGTGCAGAGAAGAGGCAACCACGCCAGAGACTCTCACTTTTAAGCAATGGGGTGAGAGCATCCTTAAGTCAGCGAAGGATGCCGTTGAAAAGGAGAGTGGAAACGACGATAATAATATGTATCTGCCGGAGTTGCCCCAATGCATTATCAGACTCCTGGAAACTTTTCCTCTATGGTCCAACGTTCTGAAGCCCATATTTAAGTATGGTACAGAAAGAGCAAGCAGTGCAGCGGTAGAAAGTTTATTCGGTGACATTAAAACACGATTACTTAAGCATGTGCGAAACTTGCCTATTTCAGCCGACGTATTCTTGATGTATCATTCTCCGTACATTGATGCAGATTTAAAGACGATAAGTAACAAGCCCGAGAGCAgacttttggatgaaaatgcaGCGGAAGAACTAGACACCGACGAGGAGGAGGACAGGGTACTTGATGAAGTACTTCACGGTAATGGCAGCCATGATAGTTGTAATCTGGAGGGCGAAACCGAAGAGATGTCCACGTTTGATAATGAGACAAGAAATCATGAAGGCGGAAGAAATGATAGGACAGAAGAAGTGGAGGCCAACACATCGTGTCCAGCATGCTCCAGTGGTAATTTCCCTTCAGGTGGACATAAGTGCATCAAATGCGGGAAGTTCGTTCACATTATTTTCCCTGACACCTGTGGGGCTCCACTAGAAGGCTCTGAAGAAGGTTACGGCCAGCCAGCACTGTGCATTGGATGCAAGCGACGAAGTGAAGATGCAGTACATGACGAAACAACCGGTGGTAATGACGCGCATGAAATTTGTAATCTGGAGGGCGAAACCGAGGAGAGGTCCACATTTGATAAAGAGGCAAGAAATTATGAAGGCGAAAGAAATGATCGGACAGGACAAGTAGAGGCCAACACGTCGTGCCCAGCATGCGCCAATGGAAATTTCCCTACAGGCGGACATGAATGCATCAAATGCGGGAAGTTCGTTCATATTATTTTCCCTGACACCTGTGGAGCTCCGCTAGAAGGCTCCGAAGAAGGCTACGGCCAGCCAGCACTATGCGTTGGATGCAAGAGACTAAATGAACATGCAAAAGAACCGGAATTTGTCCAGTTTGCACCTGGGGGCAACTTCTCCTCAGTTACTGAGAGAGGTAGTGAGGATAATTGGAGAGGGCAAGACCTCccgttaaaaaaaaggaaaagagaatccTACTTAACACCgaacaaggaaattttgaattataatCTTGTCTCTAAAGGGAAACCAACACCAATAGGCATactgaaaaatggaaataaagccACTGATCTGAAACCCGTTGCCGTGGGACGTGAAAAATATCAATCAAGTAGAACATGCGCCTTTGATTCAGTGGCTCAAACCTTGGCCTGTGCCTATTGCGACAGTGATCTCTTTCGAAAATTCGTTATTACGCGACCAATCGATAATTTGTTGTGGCGCATCGTAAAAAGCATGGAAGCGTCTGGTGTAACCAGGTGGACATACTACTGGCGAGCGTCCTTGCTTTCTAAGGTGTGCAAGACCCAGAGGTTGAAGTCAGGAATAACAAAAATTGACGCGATCGTTGTCGCAGGCGGCCTCTGCCGGAGGTTGTTTCAAGACGAACCCTCTATTGTGGAATCGATCGAATGTTCCATGAAACTAGAGGAAACACGAAAAATCACCATTCCTGTTATAACCGTGGAGTTGGACCCGGGAGAAAAGCTTGATCTCTCAGCAGCCCTGAGCGACAAACTTCGCACCCGGTCCTCGCCTTGTAATAATCCTATGGGAGGTACTGCTACTCACCAGGTGGAATGTAAGTTGTCCTCTAACTTAATCATTTTCGAATTGCAGCACAAAACGAACGTGGCAATAGCAGAAGGGAACAGTGATTACATTGAGACCCCAGAATACCAGCTAAAGGAAATTCCTGATACTTTGAGATGGCAGGATAATGTTTATCACCTACGTGGAGCGGTGTGCTTTTCTGGTGCGAGCTTTACTCCCATAGGCCATTACAAAAGTTATTGCAGGCGGATTGATGGTTACTGGGAAATTTATGATGATTtagaaactcaaaaattttcgtgCCAGCCAGAAGCCAAAGTTCAGTGTGAACTCATATTTTACACGATTTAG